A single window of Paenibacillus sp. SYP-B4298 DNA harbors:
- a CDS encoding carbohydrate ABC transporter permease, whose translation MPKPIPAEAPVRLSRPVLTERRRSNITAYLFISPFFLLFAIFGLYPILFTIYLSFFKWDALGPMKYVGMKNYDLVTSDPTFWISFMNTMVISLMGTVPQLIVALLLAVMLNSTLTRFKKGFRILYFMPNITSIVAVTLLFSTFFGNNGMANWLLGILGLEGVPWNSGWWGVKIAIATMIMWRWTGYNTIIYLSGLQSISQDLYEAARMDGASRSQQLGYITLPLLKPFIIFTVLLSTIGSLQLFTEPYVFLGQTGTGSTREEGITMVIYLYSEAFRNSFFGTAAAAAVLLFIITIIFSVLNMWVSNRMGGDTGGKKA comes from the coding sequence ATGCCCAAGCCTATACCAGCCGAGGCTCCGGTGCGACTGTCAAGACCTGTGCTGACAGAGCGCAGGCGCAGCAACATCACGGCCTATTTATTCATTTCTCCCTTCTTCTTACTATTTGCCATCTTCGGTCTCTATCCGATTCTGTTCACGATCTATCTGTCCTTCTTCAAGTGGGATGCTCTGGGGCCGATGAAGTATGTCGGTATGAAAAACTATGATCTGGTCACCAGCGACCCGACCTTCTGGATCTCCTTCATGAATACGATGGTCATCAGCCTGATGGGCACTGTGCCGCAGTTAATCGTGGCGCTGCTGCTGGCTGTTATGCTCAATTCGACGCTAACCCGCTTCAAGAAGGGGTTTCGTATCTTGTACTTTATGCCTAATATTACATCCATCGTTGCCGTCACACTGCTATTCAGCACCTTCTTCGGCAACAACGGAATGGCGAACTGGCTGCTCGGCATCCTGGGGCTTGAGGGTGTTCCGTGGAACTCGGGCTGGTGGGGCGTTAAGATCGCCATTGCGACGATGATCATGTGGCGCTGGACCGGCTACAATACGATCATTTATCTGTCGGGCCTGCAGAGCATCTCGCAGGATCTGTATGAGGCGGCGCGCATGGATGGCGCGAGCCGTTCGCAGCAGCTTGGCTACATTACATTGCCGCTGCTCAAGCCGTTCATTATCTTCACTGTGCTGCTGTCGACGATCGGCAGCCTGCAGCTCTTCACCGAACCCTATGTCTTTCTTGGGCAGACAGGAACAGGCTCGACACGTGAGGAAGGCATCACGATGGTGATCTATCTGTACAGCGAAGCCTTCCGCAACTCCTTCTTCGGTACAGCGGCTGCCGCGGCGGTGCTGTTGTTCATCATTACCATCATCTTCTCGGTGCTGAATATGTGGGTGTCGAACCGAATGGGTGGAGATACAGGAGGTAAAAAAGCATGA
- a CDS encoding ABC transporter substrate-binding protein, whose protein sequence is MRNWLSWGWVVLYVLALAGVVLVSSLNRVDSAEEDTAEKITLTFRHFWTREHDVPILNIFEEAVRGFQASHPNVKVNFEGMDQTVHREQKLKSEMVTGTPPDLFVLFGGAEIEPYVRAERLMDLSDFVRDNGLKSQFRDLHLWTFNDKVYGLPIEGNAEPIYYNRAIFDELGLMPPQTLDQLDGAIRVLTRNGYIPFALGNEDRWPAAIFAHYLMDRYAGPSLIERLIQGKEGYSFQNEGYLQAFQHFQRWARSGAFSPNANSSSTEAAIDLFTQGRAAMYLNGNWDITLFHSEEAPEFQQKVGVIPFPAADGQSKPSIAGGYTFGLGMSANLSGAKKEAALQLMQALYTKEVQKRIVYEGLRIPAMRIEVDSHRTGPVFAQVLELMDRIEYSFVPYDNILSPEVKRSFLQVVEEMVGGSSYAGEALEKLERASVQYWELRRSSGAGTGGRTPDMQ, encoded by the coding sequence ATGAGAAACTGGTTGAGCTGGGGCTGGGTAGTGCTCTATGTACTCGCGCTTGCTGGCGTGGTATTGGTTAGCTCGCTGAACCGGGTCGACTCAGCGGAGGAGGATACGGCGGAGAAAATTACGCTGACGTTCCGGCATTTCTGGACGCGGGAGCATGATGTGCCCATTCTCAATATATTCGAGGAAGCTGTTCGCGGCTTTCAGGCCTCTCATCCGAATGTGAAGGTCAACTTCGAGGGGATGGATCAGACGGTGCACCGCGAGCAGAAGCTGAAGAGCGAGATGGTCACTGGCACGCCTCCAGATCTGTTCGTCCTGTTCGGCGGCGCTGAGATTGAGCCGTATGTACGAGCGGAGCGGCTGATGGATCTGAGCGACTTCGTGCGCGATAATGGGTTGAAGTCGCAATTCCGTGATCTTCATCTATGGACATTCAATGACAAGGTGTATGGCCTGCCAATCGAGGGCAATGCGGAGCCGATCTATTATAATCGGGCCATCTTCGATGAGCTCGGCCTCATGCCGCCACAGACGCTCGATCAACTGGACGGAGCGATTCGCGTACTGACCCGCAACGGGTATATTCCGTTTGCCCTTGGCAATGAGGATCGCTGGCCAGCGGCGATATTTGCCCACTACCTGATGGATCGTTACGCCGGACCGTCACTGATCGAGCGTCTAATTCAAGGCAAGGAGGGCTACTCGTTCCAGAATGAAGGCTATCTGCAGGCTTTCCAGCATTTCCAGCGATGGGCGCGCTCCGGGGCGTTCTCGCCTAATGCCAACAGCAGCTCGACCGAAGCCGCAATTGACCTGTTCACACAGGGGAGAGCAGCGATGTATCTGAATGGCAACTGGGACATTACGCTGTTCCATAGCGAGGAGGCGCCGGAATTCCAGCAGAAGGTTGGCGTCATCCCGTTCCCTGCGGCGGATGGCCAGAGCAAGCCGTCCATTGCCGGGGGCTACACGTTCGGACTCGGTATGTCGGCGAATCTGTCGGGAGCGAAGAAGGAGGCCGCGCTGCAGCTCATGCAGGCGCTCTACACGAAGGAGGTGCAGAAACGAATTGTCTATGAGGGGTTGCGCATCCCGGCGATGCGGATCGAGGTCGATTCGCATCGAACGGGCCCGGTTTTTGCTCAGGTGCTCGAGCTGATGGATCGGATCGAGTATAGCTTCGTACCGTATGACAACATCCTGTCACCAGAGGTGAAGCGCTCTTTCCTACAGGTTGTAGAGGAAATGGTAGGCGGATCAAGCTATGCCGGGGAGGCTCTAGAGAAGCTGGAGCGTGCATCGGTGCAGTATTGGGAGCTGCGACGCAGCAGCGGTGCCGGGACGGGAGGGCGGACTCCAGACATGCAATGA
- a CDS encoding cache domain-containing sensor histidine kinase, whose translation MKLRRKILWANILLVFIPVLTMGGMSYFNFSSAIEKKSSDFYWISLLETDRKLKFALNEITTISSSAMTQPVIQQSLKQPERMLTYDQRQEINNLFINHPMILSFQLYAKGKLVYGYNASASDVALEQAVWYERMEEAQGRPVWSGPGENGSAVDGRPVLVQARVIKDYYSLENIGELVVYIKPELLDQVFWEAATLNKGDILLVNKQGSIVFNKSGEHIGERVDFPFLSGQYEQEKNYYVDTYQDSKSLITFLPSHNEQWFLVAITPNELLQAESLSIRNMALLLGVFSLLSAILFDRFFVTRLVRTIISAVNGMKRVEQRIFIPIPRQDQVDDESNLLVEGFNRMSKQISELLQQVEREQAMKKEAELQALVAQINPHFIYNSLESINSMAVLQGNKDISRMVISLGKLLRISISENKELIPLRMELEHVRHYLNIQKFRFEDQFDYEIELPQELRDYMTQKLIVQPIVENALYHAIEPMKDKGHIAIRAAEAEGSIMIEVSDNGPGFDEQTLTKLWKNHQPDEKKYKDSGVGLRNVHERLRIQFGSPYGIMICSSPGFGSTIRIRLPKVWPGSGLRTGGRERIQ comes from the coding sequence TTGAAGCTTCGCCGCAAAATATTATGGGCCAACATTCTGCTCGTGTTCATCCCCGTTTTGACGATGGGTGGGATGAGCTATTTTAATTTTTCCAGTGCGATTGAGAAGAAGTCGAGCGATTTCTACTGGATCTCATTGCTGGAGACGGATCGCAAGCTGAAGTTCGCCCTCAATGAGATTACGACCATCTCCAGCTCCGCCATGACTCAGCCTGTCATCCAGCAGTCGCTCAAGCAGCCTGAGCGCATGCTCACCTACGATCAGCGGCAGGAGATCAATAACCTGTTCATCAATCACCCGATGATTCTGTCCTTTCAGTTGTATGCGAAGGGCAAGCTGGTCTACGGATACAATGCTTCGGCATCGGATGTTGCTCTGGAGCAGGCCGTATGGTACGAGCGGATGGAGGAGGCACAGGGACGCCCTGTCTGGTCGGGGCCAGGGGAGAATGGCTCGGCCGTTGACGGCCGTCCGGTGCTCGTGCAGGCGCGGGTCATCAAGGATTACTATTCCCTGGAAAATATCGGCGAGCTGGTGGTCTATATTAAGCCTGAGCTGCTTGACCAGGTGTTCTGGGAAGCGGCTACATTGAATAAGGGCGACATCCTGCTCGTGAACAAGCAGGGCTCCATCGTCTTCAACAAGTCCGGCGAGCATATTGGCGAGCGGGTGGATTTCCCGTTCCTGTCCGGCCAATACGAGCAGGAGAAGAACTACTATGTCGATACGTATCAAGACAGCAAATCGCTCATCACGTTCCTGCCCTCACACAACGAGCAATGGTTCCTGGTCGCCATTACGCCTAATGAGCTGCTGCAGGCCGAATCGCTGTCGATCCGCAACATGGCGCTGCTGCTGGGCGTGTTCTCACTCCTATCGGCGATATTGTTCGACCGTTTCTTCGTGACACGTCTGGTTCGCACCATCATTAGCGCCGTCAACGGCATGAAGCGGGTGGAGCAGCGCATCTTCATCCCCATCCCGCGCCAGGATCAGGTGGATGATGAATCGAATCTGCTGGTTGAGGGCTTCAACCGGATGAGCAAGCAGATCAGCGAGCTGTTGCAGCAGGTGGAGCGGGAGCAGGCGATGAAGAAGGAGGCTGAGCTGCAGGCGCTGGTGGCGCAGATAAATCCGCATTTTATCTACAACTCATTGGAGTCGATTAACTCGATGGCTGTCCTGCAGGGGAACAAGGATATTAGCCGCATGGTTATCTCGCTAGGCAAGCTGCTGCGTATCAGCATCAGCGAGAACAAGGAGCTGATCCCGCTCCGCATGGAGCTGGAGCATGTGCGGCACTATTTGAACATTCAGAAGTTCCGGTTTGAGGATCAATTCGATTATGAGATTGAGCTGCCGCAAGAGCTGAGGGATTATATGACGCAGAAGCTGATTGTACAGCCCATTGTGGAGAATGCCCTCTATCATGCCATCGAGCCGATGAAGGACAAGGGACATATTGCCATTCGTGCGGCAGAGGCGGAGGGGAGCATCATGATTGAGGTGAGCGACAACGGACCGGGCTTCGACGAGCAGACACTGACGAAACTATGGAAGAATCATCAGCCCGATGAGAAAAAATATAAGGACAGTGGGGTTGGACTGCGCAACGTTCATGAGCGGCTGCGCATCCAGTTCGGCAGTCCATACGGGATTATGATCTGCTCCTCGCCGGGCTTCGGGTCCACCATTCGCATTCGGCTTCCTAAGGTGTGGCCAGGCTCGGGACTGCGTACCGGGGGAAGGGAGCGAATACAATGA
- a CDS encoding carbohydrate ABC transporter permease, producing the protein MKTAPIQGAGNGRAGRWAYHILLTIGAAISVFPFYWMFVIATNDRSGVFHVPPLLTPSDQFFLNFERVLERSEFFAALGNSLFVSSMVTLSVIFFCTLAGYAFAKYDFPYKNILFALVIGTLFVPQQLSVLPTYVIMAKLQWIDSFKALIVPAMVNAFGIFWMRQYISTSVHSELLEAGRMDGCGHFRIFWNIVIPVIKPAMATLGIFTFMNTWNDFFWPLVVLKQSEHFTIQIALQQLFTNRDGLDYGMIMSATFSATLPLLIVFLMFSRWFIAGLTSGAVKS; encoded by the coding sequence ATGAAGACAGCACCTATACAAGGAGCAGGCAATGGCCGGGCGGGACGCTGGGCATATCATATTCTTCTGACAATTGGAGCGGCGATCTCTGTCTTCCCGTTTTACTGGATGTTCGTCATCGCGACCAATGACCGGAGCGGTGTGTTTCATGTTCCGCCGCTGCTGACGCCTAGCGATCAGTTCTTTCTCAATTTCGAGCGTGTACTGGAGCGGTCAGAGTTTTTTGCGGCACTTGGCAACTCTCTGTTCGTCTCTTCGATGGTGACGCTATCCGTCATCTTCTTCTGTACACTGGCAGGCTATGCCTTTGCGAAATACGACTTTCCCTACAAAAATATATTGTTTGCGCTGGTCATCGGAACCTTGTTCGTGCCGCAGCAGTTGAGCGTGCTGCCGACCTACGTCATTATGGCCAAGCTGCAATGGATCGACTCCTTCAAGGCACTGATCGTGCCGGCGATGGTCAATGCCTTCGGTATCTTCTGGATGCGGCAGTATATCAGCACCTCGGTGCATTCGGAGTTGCTGGAGGCAGGACGGATGGACGGCTGCGGCCATTTCCGCATCTTCTGGAACATCGTCATTCCGGTTATTAAGCCGGCGATGGCGACGCTCGGCATCTTTACCTTCATGAACACATGGAATGATTTCTTCTGGCCGCTTGTCGTACTGAAGCAAAGCGAGCATTTCACGATCCAGATCGCGCTGCAGCAGCTTTTCACCAACCGCGACGGGCTGGATTACGGCATGATTATGTCGGCGACCTTCTCCGCAACGCTGCCGCTGCTGATCGTGTTCCTGATGTTCAGCCGTTGGTTTATTGCCGGCCTGACCTCTGGTGCCGTCAAAAGCTGA